From Cannabis sativa cultivar Pink pepper isolate KNU-18-1 chromosome 8, ASM2916894v1, whole genome shotgun sequence, a single genomic window includes:
- the LOC133030139 gene encoding APETALA2-like protein 1 → MNCRHHHNGRWEARIGRVFGNKYLYLGTYSTQEEAAHAYDIAAIEYRGINAVTNFDLSTYIRWLRPVSNSAGAEEQNPLTANSKSQPYLIERNERAESSSLFHFNNPFVVNDIETSKRQAAISPCSSSTASPTALGLLFKSSIFRELVEKNLCVENEERVEDDEKKLGQDKNDSFDMISFDGSIGPSLESNGESTLSFCNGRGQSFWNFPINMSSLHFN, encoded by the exons ATGAATTGTAGGCACCATCATAATGGAAGATGGGAAGCAAGGATAGGAAGAGTGTTTGGAAACAAATATCTTTATCTGGGCACTTATA GCACTCAAGAGGAGGCTGCCCATGCTTATGACATTGCAGCAATAGAATATAGAGGCATTAATGCAGTGACAAACTTTGACTTGAGCACTTACATAAGATGGCTTAGACCAGTATCAAATTCTGCTGGAGCTGAAGAACAAAATCCTCTAACTGCAAACTCCAAGTCTCAGCCTTACCTCATTGAAAGAAATGAAAGAGCAGAGAGTTCATCATTATTCCATTTCAACAACCCATTTGTAGTAAATGACATAGAAACCTCGAAACGACAAGCAGCCATAAGTCCTTGCAGCAGCAGCACTGCTTCTCCAACAGCTCTTGGACTCCTATTCAAGTCATCAATATTCAGGGAGCTGGTTGAGAAGAATTTGTGTGTTGAGAACGAAGAAAGAGTGGAGGATGATGAGAAGAAGCTTGGGCAGGATAAGAACGATAGCTTTGATATGATTTCCTTTGATGGTAGTATTGGCCCTAGTTTGGAGTCCAATGGAGAGAGCACATTGTCGTTTTGTAATGGAAGGGGACAATCCTTTTGGAATTTTCCAATAAACATGTCTTCTCTTCATTTCAACTAA
- the LOC115699802 gene encoding AP2-like ethylene-responsive transcription factor At2g41710 — protein MEMTVKSKMCPGKQHMCLFEGHNSNVMATKCVKRRRRDSTSVSQTYIDQQGHQHVDQYVPITAATTSTTTTTTTVKRSSRFRGVSRHRWTGRYEAHLWDKGFWNPTQRKKGKQGAYDVEESAARAYDLAAVKYWGPTTFTNFPVSEYETEIEIMQNVTKEEYLASLRRYQLHIYGL, from the exons ATGGAAATGACAGTGAAATCTAAAATGTGCCCAGGAAAACAGCATATGTGCTTGTTTGAAGGCCATAATAGTAATGTCATGGCTACTAAGTGTGTAAAGAGACGAAGGAGAGATTCTACTTCTGTTTCACAAACCTACATAGATCAACAAGGTCATCAGCATGTTGATCAATATGTACCAATAACAGCAGCAACTAcctctactactactactactactactgtcAAACGAAGCTCCAGATTTCGCGGTGTCAGCAG GCATAGATGGACAGGTAGGTATGAGGCTCATTTATGGGACAAAGGGTTCTGGAATCCAACTCAAAGGAAGAAGGGAAAGCAAG GAGCTTATGATGTAGAAGAATCTGCTGCCAGAGCTTATGATTTAGCAGCAGTTAAGTACTGGGGACCAACAACTTTTACCAATTTTCCA GTGTCAGAGTACGAGACAGAAATAGAGATAATGCAAAACGTTACAAAAGAAGAGTACTTGGCCTCTTTAAGAAGGTATCAGCTGCACATTTATGGACTTTAA